AGAAACGATAACAGGGAAGGGAGGCAATGCGGCAGGCCTCGTCAAAACGGCCCTCTCTTATGAGGATTTTCAGCCTCATGAGATGCGCCTTTCTCATTACATTGGCAATATAAAATGAAGTTCCACCTTTAAGCTCACCTTGTTCCAGTGCCCGCGCTATTTCAGGAGAGGACAGGCTTTTTTCTTCGATGGCGACAAGATTTTGAAGGGCTTTTCTCACGTCACCGCAAGCCAGGGAGAGCTCAGAAAGCCCAAGGAGCGCATCAAGGTTCACTTCAATTGCTCCCTTTCCGTCAATCACCTGGCGGTACAAGCGGAGAGCCTCATCGGGCCGGGAATCGAGGCGGTAACAGGTGGCAGACCAGAAAGAAAGGAGGACCTTCATCTCCATCATTTCAGCAGCGCTTAAAGCCCCCGCGGCCTCAAGATCGCTTATGGTGGCAAGGCTCTTTTCAAAGACTGCGGCAGCCTCCTGGAAACGCTCCTGCGATCTGAAGGCAAGACCGTAGTCATTGTTCGCCTCTATCCTCTCTATCAGGGCGGCGGGAGAGGGATGAGAAGCCGCCTCTGCCATGGCGGGGACGACAGGGAAAAGATATGCCGCGAAGAGCAGTGCCAGAAGAACCATTATTTTTTTCCTCATGGTGACGGCTTTGTCTCCTTGTATCCTGAAGTGACGGGGACAGGTTCTTTTTCCCTGACGGCGAGCGTTCCTGAATGAAAAGATGCTATAAAAAAGGGAGAACTGTCCGGGACAATTCTCCCTTTTATACCCTCTTTCAGTGAATCCCTACCTCATCGAGGAAACATTCCCTTTGCCTGCCTCCTGGCGGATCATGATATTTGCCCTTCCGGCGGCCTTGTTGAGGGCGTCCTGAACGGTGACCCTGCCGGAAAGCGCTTCCAGGATCTTCTCGCCCAGATCACCCATAATCACTTCGTAATTGCGCATGCCGGGCTTGGCGCTTCCCTTTTCCAGCAGGGCGATGAAGGTGCGGATCCCCTTGTTCTTTTCAAGATAGCTGAAATATTCCGGCGAGAGGGTGACCTGCTTGTTCGCCGGGAGATAATGGGTGGCAAGGGACCACTTGGAGGCCTGGGGAAACTCCGTGAGCCAGTAAGTGAAATTCCACATTTTTTCGACGCGCTCGGGGCTCCCCTTGAAAATGGCGATGCTGGTCACCACGATGTCGCCCACGTTCTGGTTTTTGATAGGCCACTTCACCACGCCGAAATTGACGCCTTTCTTTTTGGCCTCTAGATATTCTCTCGTCGAGCCCACCAGCATGGCGACCTTGCTCAGGTCGTCGGGGCGGGAAGGGGCGATGCGGTGCTTGTGAATGATATCCACCCAGAACTGCAGGGCCTTCTGTCCGAACTCACTGTTGTAAGCCACTTTGAGCTCCTCGGGCTTGCAGATATCCCCTCCGGCCTGCCAGAGAAAGATCTGGTAAAGATAGGCGAGCTCCTTCGGCGAGGCCGCCATGGGAAGGTAAAAGCCCCACACTCCCTTGGCGGGATCAGTGAGCTTCTGCCCCATTGCCACAAGGTCGCCCCACGTGACGGGAGGCCTTGTAATCTGCTTGTCCTTGAACATCTCGGGGTTGTACATCAGAGCGTGGTTCACGGCAAAGTAAGGCATTGTCCAGAGCTTCTCACCGACATTACAGCTTTTCCAGAGCGGCTTGAAGGTGTCCATCTTGGCTACAACCCTTATTGATGCAGCTATTTTGAGCATCTGATCTTCTACAGAGACTATCCTGTCGCTCTTTACAAGGTCTTCCTGCCACGATGCATCGACAAGAGCGATATCGGGAGTCTCCTTCCCCTCGAGAAGAGCGGTGTACAGGTCATTAGGTGATTTAAAATTTTTCACTACCACGGTGTACTGAGGTTTTTCCTTGTTGTGCTCCGCGACAAGCTCTGTCATCAGCGTGTGATGCTCCGGCGGGAGGGAGTACCAGAAGGTGAACTTATTGTCCTCTCCCCCCTTTGCCACAGCGGGCCCGGCAGAGAAAAAGATACCCAGAAAGCCTATTATCATCATAATGGCGATTAATTTTTTCATGGTGACCTCTCCCCTTCGCTTATTGGAATTCATACATTGTGCTCCATGCCGCTCTGGCGGCTTTCCGCATGTTCAGAACCCACGGGAGCAGAGAACAAAATTTCGTTAATTATACCAGAAAAACAGGAAAATAGCAAGCAGAGGATAAAAATCCCGGGGCAGAAAGATTCCTTCCCTTTATTTCGCCGCCACTTTATTTTTCCCTCCCCTTGGAGCATCCCAGATCCTCCCTCTCTCCCAGTATCCCCTGAAAAAGCATGCACCTTAAGAAATAGCTGAATAATTAATTTTTTATTCCCCCGGGGGCAACAGCTCTCAAGCCACCCTCCTGGAGGATATTCACGCCCTCGGAAGAACCAGCATAAAAAGATCGGCTCTTACCGGCAAAGGAGGCCTT
This Candidatus Eremiobacterota bacterium DNA region includes the following protein-coding sequences:
- a CDS encoding extracellular solute-binding protein; this encodes MKKLIAIMMIIGFLGIFFSAGPAVAKGGEDNKFTFWYSLPPEHHTLMTELVAEHNKEKPQYTVVVKNFKSPNDLYTALLEGKETPDIALVDASWQEDLVKSDRIVSVEDQMLKIAASIRVVAKMDTFKPLWKSCNVGEKLWTMPYFAVNHALMYNPEMFKDKQITRPPVTWGDLVAMGQKLTDPAKGVWGFYLPMAASPKELAYLYQIFLWQAGGDICKPEELKVAYNSEFGQKALQFWVDIIHKHRIAPSRPDDLSKVAMLVGSTREYLEAKKKGVNFGVVKWPIKNQNVGDIVVTSIAIFKGSPERVEKMWNFTYWLTEFPQASKWSLATHYLPANKQVTLSPEYFSYLEKNKGIRTFIALLEKGSAKPGMRNYEVIMGDLGEKILEALSGRVTVQDALNKAAGRANIMIRQEAGKGNVSSMR